A genomic stretch from Sphingobacterium sp. ML3W includes:
- a CDS encoding aldehyde dehydrogenase family protein, with translation MTAQEAFNQLDPKKWAETSVVEKLHLLEEVQNNLKKYADDLGTSDQKMKNTILGEDIYTHAESVFATAVPLAGNVSACIQLYESIAKGEMPKPLNITKVNDDTYDVHVFPMDAKDKVLSGTQSGHLRVKGTPKQVNPLEKPAGVTAILGAGNYSSSLEMVKALFYDNKAVIHKPHHLNEETDAIWEKIFQPIIEFGALRFVSADQGRELTTIDGLAAIYFTGGTGTAKAIMGNTNTPMVAECGGNNPCIIVPGDRPWTKKEMEHQANQIATVAKLNGGAVCGRPQTLVTSRHWEQRNEFLNALRKALSEDTPAAGAYYPGTDKAEEGFKKAYPNAEILKPENGRFKHANFMLITGCEEDSYATQNEAFCQIMNEVALDVPANAKDFLPKATAFCNDKLLGSLGCMLLIDEDTKKAHQKELDTAVNNLKYGGIAVNTIPVFVFLSPYLTWGGNEQGKEMVSGSGNFGNLLGFENIEKSIVYDEFVSPGHMLRTNQKAFDHLAKNMASYSMHPTWTNLAKMAGTAVIDGLRKKDF, from the coding sequence ATGACAGCACAAGAAGCTTTTAATCAATTAGACCCTAAGAAATGGGCAGAAACTTCAGTAGTGGAAAAACTTCATTTACTGGAAGAAGTACAGAATAACCTGAAAAAGTATGCAGACGATTTGGGCACCTCAGACCAAAAAATGAAAAACACCATCTTGGGTGAAGACATTTACACGCATGCTGAATCGGTATTTGCAACGGCAGTTCCTTTGGCAGGAAACGTTTCGGCCTGCATACAGCTTTACGAATCCATCGCGAAGGGTGAAATGCCAAAACCTTTGAATATTACCAAAGTAAATGACGACACCTATGATGTACACGTATTCCCAATGGATGCCAAGGATAAAGTACTCAGCGGAACACAAAGCGGACATTTACGTGTAAAAGGAACTCCGAAGCAGGTAAATCCTTTAGAAAAGCCAGCCGGAGTAACAGCCATTTTGGGTGCCGGAAATTACAGTTCATCACTTGAAATGGTAAAAGCGCTTTTTTACGATAACAAAGCTGTCATCCACAAACCGCATCATCTAAACGAAGAAACCGATGCTATTTGGGAAAAGATTTTCCAGCCTATTATCGAGTTTGGAGCCTTACGCTTTGTTTCAGCAGACCAGGGACGGGAACTTACAACAATTGATGGTTTAGCGGCCATCTATTTCACAGGGGGAACAGGAACGGCCAAAGCAATTATGGGCAATACCAATACCCCTATGGTAGCTGAGTGTGGTGGCAATAACCCCTGCATTATTGTTCCCGGCGACAGACCCTGGACGAAAAAAGAAATGGAACATCAGGCCAATCAGATTGCTACGGTTGCCAAGCTCAATGGCGGTGCTGTATGCGGACGCCCGCAAACACTGGTGACTTCCAGACATTGGGAGCAGAGAAATGAATTTTTAAATGCTCTGAGAAAAGCTCTTTCTGAAGATACTCCGGCTGCCGGAGCCTATTATCCTGGCACAGACAAAGCAGAGGAAGGTTTCAAAAAAGCCTATCCGAATGCAGAAATCTTAAAACCTGAAAACGGCAGATTCAAACATGCCAATTTTATGCTTATTACAGGTTGTGAAGAGGACAGCTATGCCACACAAAACGAAGCATTCTGCCAAATTATGAATGAAGTTGCATTAGACGTACCAGCCAATGCCAAAGATTTTTTACCAAAAGCTACTGCATTTTGCAATGATAAATTATTGGGCTCATTGGGATGTATGCTTCTGATAGATGAAGACACAAAAAAGGCCCACCAAAAAGAATTAGACACAGCCGTTAACAATTTGAAATACGGAGGAATAGCCGTAAATACTATTCCTGTATTTGTATTTTTAAGCCCATATCTGACTTGGGGCGGAAATGAGCAAGGTAAAGAAATGGTATCCGGTTCCGGCAATTTCGGAAATCTGTTGGGATTTGAGAACATTGAAAAATCAATTGTTTACGACGAATTTGTATCTCCAGGACATATGCTCCGTACCAATCAAAAGGCTTTTGACCATCTTGCTAAAAACATGGCGAGCTACTCTATGCATCCCACTTGGACGAACTTGGCAAAAATGGCCGGAACAGCCGTAATTGATGGTTTAAGAAAAAAAGATTTTTAA
- a CDS encoding TetR/AcrR family transcriptional regulator → MNEHSVRRIMGGEKVDKKTQIVKTALRLFSEQGLQQTSMAQLSKESGVAVGTMYLHFKSKDELVEGLFLHIQESFGKAVNLSEVEMKASYKDRFFILGRKVHHYYVDNPTHFFVVNTLNYSPYISKEITELGRTYYQQSVDLMTEGLENGSFQPINIVLLIRFIYNAVIALVQVQLKDNIEVTEHMIDQNIERIWKAIS, encoded by the coding sequence ATGAATGAACATTCAGTTAGGAGAATTATGGGAGGAGAGAAAGTAGATAAAAAAACTCAGATTGTAAAAACAGCATTACGGTTATTTTCAGAACAGGGTCTGCAACAGACATCAATGGCACAACTTTCAAAAGAGTCAGGAGTTGCAGTAGGAACAATGTATTTACATTTTAAAAGTAAGGATGAATTGGTTGAAGGATTATTTCTGCATATTCAAGAATCGTTTGGTAAAGCGGTTAATCTTTCTGAAGTAGAAATGAAAGCTTCTTACAAGGATCGTTTTTTTATTTTAGGCAGAAAAGTACATCATTATTATGTAGACAATCCTACGCATTTTTTTGTTGTGAATACCCTCAATTATTCACCATATATATCAAAAGAAATTACAGAATTGGGAAGAACCTATTATCAGCAGTCTGTAGACCTGATGACTGAGGGACTTGAGAACGGATCATTTCAACCTATTAATATTGTATTATTAATCCGGTTTATTTATAATGCCGTAATTGCACTGGTTCAGGTACAGCTCAAGGATAATATTGAAGTTACAGAACATATGATAGACCAAAATATTGAAAGAATATGGAAAGCTATTTCGTAA
- a CDS encoding terpene synthase, with the protein MKTSLTDEEFYAGLLQLPKPTYPFPNFIHPDFEQLRQEYYNWIDTEYIIHSKEAREKHKKHHLCDIAARGCPFLRSIDELLPLANYTANGAMMDDYFDRCPHDKMHSIMNSAYALLTGADPNEPKENGILRLFWVLRQDALKVEFPEHLYKRFINSVRDTIKGFAEEKIYYRTNSIPPLAVYLLNREGTSGVLPYCDYVAMQKDYRQLPDEIFDHLYIKRYRTLCCLIIAIHNDIISLPKELHREGDTLNLVKVLKQEYGISIQEAYMKALELHNDYLNEFLLLQNHLPPFDGWDNMVSDYIQDLGIMISGIYAWHTHDTSRYVNGGYVEGEYTNGE; encoded by the coding sequence ATGAAAACATCCTTAACCGACGAAGAGTTTTATGCAGGCTTATTGCAATTGCCTAAACCTACATATCCTTTTCCTAATTTTATTCATCCGGATTTCGAGCAGCTACGTCAGGAGTATTATAATTGGATTGATACAGAATATATCATTCATAGCAAAGAAGCCCGTGAAAAACATAAAAAGCATCATTTATGTGATATTGCTGCACGTGGTTGCCCTTTTTTACGATCTATTGATGAATTGCTGCCTCTTGCGAATTATACGGCAAATGGGGCAATGATGGATGACTATTTTGATAGATGTCCGCATGATAAAATGCATAGTATAATGAATAGTGCTTATGCATTATTAACAGGTGCTGATCCGAATGAGCCAAAAGAAAATGGAATACTACGGTTATTCTGGGTGCTGAGACAAGATGCTCTTAAGGTTGAATTTCCGGAGCATTTATACAAGAGGTTTATAAATTCAGTGAGGGATACTATTAAAGGTTTTGCGGAAGAAAAAATATATTACAGAACCAACTCAATCCCTCCGCTTGCAGTTTACCTGCTTAACAGAGAAGGCACAAGCGGTGTTTTGCCATACTGTGATTATGTGGCAATGCAAAAAGATTATCGTCAGCTTCCTGATGAAATCTTTGATCATCTTTATATTAAACGTTATCGAACACTTTGCTGTTTAATAATCGCCATCCATAATGATATTATTTCCTTGCCGAAAGAGCTTCACAGGGAGGGTGATACTTTAAATCTAGTAAAAGTGTTAAAACAGGAATACGGAATATCAATTCAGGAGGCTTACATGAAAGCTCTTGAACTTCATAATGATTATTTAAACGAATTTTTATTATTACAGAATCATTTGCCTCCTTTTGACGGTTGGGATAATATGGTGTCAGATTACATTCAGGATCTTGGGATAATGATATCAGGGATTTATGCCTGGCACACGCATGATACTTCCCGTTATGTTAACGGTGGTTATGTAGAAGGTGAATATACAAATGGAGAATAG
- a CDS encoding SDR family oxidoreductase: MMRKTIFITGCSSGIGRITAKYFQQKGWNVAATVRSNPEQDKELNSLDNVQVIALDVTKEDTIQSAVQQAVERFGKIDVLLNNAGYGSYGILEATPEQAMRIQFDVNVIGTLLVTKNIIPIMRKQQEGIIINISSMGGKITLPLGTLYHGSKFAVEGLSEALSFELEPIGIQVKLIEPGMINTNFEDTVMKNLNIDPSQTEYAPFLEKVMIAIQQAGSGASEAIVVAEKIYEAATDNKKQMRYIAGVDAEEIIAARKQLDDDSYLSLIKQNWGL, from the coding sequence ATGATGAGAAAGACAATATTTATCACAGGATGCAGTAGCGGCATAGGACGTATAACTGCCAAATATTTCCAACAAAAAGGGTGGAATGTGGCAGCCACTGTCCGCTCTAATCCGGAACAAGATAAGGAGCTTAACAGCTTAGATAATGTGCAGGTCATAGCACTGGATGTTACAAAAGAAGATACCATACAATCTGCAGTACAACAAGCCGTTGAGCGGTTCGGAAAAATTGATGTGCTCCTCAACAATGCAGGATATGGTTCTTATGGTATCCTGGAGGCTACACCTGAACAGGCAATGCGGATACAGTTTGATGTCAATGTAATCGGTACCTTACTTGTGACCAAAAACATAATCCCGATCATGAGAAAACAGCAGGAAGGAATTATTATAAATATTTCTTCCATGGGTGGTAAAATTACCTTGCCTCTTGGCACCTTGTACCATGGTTCAAAATTTGCCGTGGAAGGACTCAGTGAAGCGCTATCATTTGAACTTGAACCTATTGGAATCCAGGTAAAATTAATTGAACCAGGAATGATCAATACGAATTTTGAGGATACCGTTATGAAGAACCTCAATATAGACCCATCACAGACTGAATATGCTCCATTTCTGGAAAAAGTAATGATTGCAATACAACAAGCCGGAAGTGGAGCTTCAGAGGCAATTGTTGTGGCCGAAAAAATCTATGAAGCCGCTACCGACAACAAAAAACAAATGCGCTACATCGCAGGGGTAGATGCTGAAGAAATTATAGCAGCCCGTAAACAATTGGATGATGACAGTTACTTATCCCTTATCAAACAAAACTGGGGTTTATAA
- a CDS encoding RNA-binding S4 domain-containing protein, giving the protein MQEFKIEGEYIQLIQLLKALNWVEHGAMAQWVVAEGYVKYNGQVDYRKRLKLKPGDVVEFDGMEVKLV; this is encoded by the coding sequence ATGCAAGAATTTAAAATCGAAGGAGAATATATACAGCTTATTCAGTTACTTAAAGCTTTAAATTGGGTAGAGCATGGCGCTATGGCTCAGTGGGTTGTCGCTGAAGGGTATGTTAAGTATAATGGCCAGGTTGATTATCGGAAAAGACTGAAATTAAAGCCTGGTGATGTTGTTGAATTTGATGGGATGGAAGTAAAATTGGTGTAA
- a CDS encoding proline dehydrogenase family protein, which translates to MIENSEPRTLSFDNTEIAFKSKSDKDLERAYWLFKIIANNFLTKVGPSMTNFALNIGLPIQGIIRSTIFKHFCGGETIEGCETAINDLGENGVGTILDYSVEGEETESAFDACCEEVLRTVSAASKNKYIPFSVFKPTGLGRFELFEKVNAKETLTESEQAEYQRMLDRTDRICKACHEAGVKVLVDAEHSWIQDAIDDIAREMMEKYNMEKPIVYNTYQLYRSDKLASLKADFEYAKIRGFHMGAKIVRGAYMEIERARATQMGYADPIQPSKAASDTDYNEAIEFILDHLDNFGLMAGTHNEDSSMLLAEEIDKRGIDRSTDRIYFAQLLGMSDNLSFNLAAHGYNVAKYMPYGPVKAVMPYLFRRAQENTSVAGATGRELGLLIKEKQRRKASRQ; encoded by the coding sequence ATGATTGAGAATTCTGAGCCCAGAACATTGTCCTTTGATAATACAGAGATCGCTTTTAAAAGTAAAAGCGATAAGGATTTAGAAAGAGCGTATTGGTTATTCAAAATAATAGCGAATAACTTTTTAACGAAAGTAGGTCCATCAATGACCAACTTTGCGCTGAACATTGGATTGCCGATCCAGGGTATAATCCGTAGTACAATCTTCAAACATTTTTGTGGAGGAGAAACCATTGAAGGCTGCGAAACCGCCATCAATGATTTGGGCGAAAATGGCGTTGGAACTATATTGGACTATTCAGTTGAAGGCGAAGAGACTGAAAGTGCTTTTGATGCCTGTTGCGAAGAAGTACTACGTACTGTATCCGCTGCTAGCAAAAACAAGTATATTCCGTTTTCAGTTTTTAAACCAACGGGATTAGGTCGTTTTGAATTGTTCGAGAAGGTTAATGCGAAAGAAACATTAACAGAATCCGAACAAGCAGAATATCAACGCATGTTGGATCGCACAGACCGGATCTGTAAAGCTTGTCATGAAGCGGGCGTAAAGGTATTGGTTGACGCTGAACACTCTTGGATCCAGGATGCTATTGATGACATTGCGCGTGAGATGATGGAAAAATACAATATGGAAAAACCTATTGTTTATAATACCTACCAACTTTACCGTAGTGACAAATTAGCTTCTTTAAAGGCTGATTTTGAATATGCCAAGATCAGAGGCTTTCACATGGGAGCAAAAATTGTACGTGGCGCCTATATGGAGATCGAACGTGCACGTGCTACACAAATGGGCTATGCTGATCCGATCCAACCAAGTAAAGCTGCATCTGATACAGATTACAACGAAGCTATTGAGTTTATATTGGACCACTTGGACAATTTCGGACTGATGGCTGGTACACACAATGAAGACAGCAGTATGTTACTGGCCGAGGAAATAGACAAACGTGGTATCGACAGATCGACAGATCGGATCTATTTTGCTCAACTATTGGGAATGTCAGACAATTTGAGCTTTAATCTGGCTGCACATGGCTATAATGTTGCTAAATATATGCCTTATGGACCGGTTAAGGCTGTGATGCCTTACCTATTCAGAAGAGCACAAGAAAACACCTCCGTTGCCGGAGCAACTGGTCGGGAGCTCGGGCTGTTGATCAAGGAAAAACAAAGAAGAAAAGCTAGTCGTCAATAA
- a CDS encoding long-chain fatty acid--CoA ligase, with translation MEEKLRLFDLARHQVSKYPDLNMFAHKLDGKWSYIKTADFLEKVDSLSKGLIELGVKPNEKVGLIAGSSMEWHMIDFAIQQIGAVVVAIYPNITDADYQYIFNDAEIRVCIVSNKSLYDRLMNLTESIYTLKYIFCISEQESTRSWNELNDLGVNCPEDKLIQLRDQIKPEDLATLIYTSGTTGKPKGVMLSHNNIFSNVLGAAEITPCKAYDRGLTFLPPCHAYERMVLYTYMYLGFTIHIAESFDKIGDNLKEVKPHIMTVVPRILEKVYEKIMKTGHELTGFKRKVFDWAINIAEEYDPNPIKRSFAYNMKLKLAKQLVLNKWYQALGGELLTVASGSASLHNRLTRAFLAAGIPLYEGYGMTEASPLISVNHYIKGIRIGTVGLPVRFVEIKLAEDGEILVKGPNVMMGYYKNKTETDKTIIDGWLHTGDIGKWEDEKFLKIIDRKKEMFKISGGKYVIPQPIETKLVESKFIEQAMVIGDGMKFASAFIVPNYSHLLDWAKNDAPELADMTKEDFLTNPAIIKKVNQEVRRANQHFGNWEQIKKPIILRDEFTIENGELTPTLKMKRKVILEHHQEEFNNLYQMEID, from the coding sequence ATGGAAGAAAAACTTAGATTATTTGATCTTGCACGTCACCAGGTCAGCAAATATCCCGATCTTAACATGTTTGCTCACAAACTGGATGGCAAGTGGAGCTATATCAAAACGGCTGATTTTCTTGAAAAAGTGGACAGTCTGTCCAAAGGACTAATTGAACTCGGTGTCAAGCCCAACGAAAAGGTTGGTCTTATCGCAGGCAGTAGTATGGAATGGCACATGATAGATTTTGCTATTCAACAAATTGGCGCAGTGGTTGTAGCCATCTATCCCAATATTACTGACGCCGATTACCAATATATTTTTAATGATGCCGAAATCAGAGTCTGCATCGTTAGTAATAAGAGTCTATATGACCGCCTGATGAACCTAACGGAGTCCATTTATACATTAAAATATATCTTCTGTATTTCGGAACAGGAATCCACAAGAAGTTGGAATGAACTCAATGATTTAGGAGTAAACTGTCCAGAAGATAAACTGATTCAGTTACGTGATCAAATCAAACCCGAAGATCTGGCCACATTAATTTATACCTCCGGTACAACGGGTAAGCCGAAAGGCGTTATGCTCTCCCATAATAACATTTTTTCGAATGTGCTTGGAGCCGCAGAAATCACGCCCTGCAAGGCTTATGATCGAGGACTAACTTTTCTTCCCCCCTGTCATGCTTATGAGCGGATGGTACTCTATACCTACATGTACCTGGGCTTTACCATACATATTGCAGAGTCTTTTGATAAAATTGGTGATAACCTAAAAGAGGTAAAGCCACATATCATGACCGTGGTTCCCCGCATCCTCGAGAAGGTTTATGAGAAAATCATGAAAACAGGTCATGAGCTTACCGGATTCAAAAGAAAAGTATTTGATTGGGCCATTAATATCGCTGAAGAATATGACCCTAATCCCATCAAGAGAAGTTTTGCTTATAATATGAAGCTTAAACTTGCCAAACAGCTTGTACTCAACAAATGGTACCAAGCCTTGGGTGGCGAGCTGTTAACCGTTGCTTCAGGCTCTGCCTCGCTGCATAACAGACTGACGCGAGCTTTCTTGGCTGCCGGAATTCCATTATATGAAGGATATGGTATGACTGAGGCATCACCTTTAATCTCGGTTAACCATTACATTAAAGGAATACGCATAGGCACTGTTGGGCTCCCAGTTCGGTTCGTAGAAATCAAACTTGCTGAGGATGGCGAGATCTTGGTCAAAGGGCCTAATGTGATGATGGGCTATTACAAAAATAAAACCGAGACTGACAAAACGATTATAGATGGCTGGTTGCATACAGGCGACATCGGCAAATGGGAAGATGAGAAATTCCTAAAAATTATAGATCGCAAGAAAGAGATGTTCAAAATTTCAGGTGGCAAGTACGTTATCCCGCAACCTATAGAGACCAAACTTGTGGAATCTAAATTTATAGAACAAGCCATGGTGATTGGTGACGGGATGAAATTTGCTTCAGCATTTATTGTACCCAATTATTCCCACCTATTGGATTGGGCAAAAAACGATGCTCCAGAACTCGCAGATATGACTAAAGAGGACTTCTTGACTAATCCTGCAATTATCAAAAAGGTAAATCAGGAAGTACGTCGCGCCAATCAGCACTTTGGCAATTGGGAGCAAATCAAAAAGCCTATTATTTTAAGGGATGAATTCACTATTGAAAATGGAGAACTGACACCGACCTTGAAAATGAAGCGTAAAGTTATTCTCGAACATCATCAGGAAGAATTTAATAATCTATATCAAATGGAGATCGATTAA
- the xpt gene encoding xanthine phosphoribosyltransferase, giving the protein MKLLKDRILNDGKSLAGGILKVDNFINHQMDPVLMKSIAVEFIRRFADLPINKIITIEASGIAPAIMLGYLLELPVVFVKKAKPKTMGDMYVSEVHSFTKNRTYDICVSKEFLSTDDKVLFIDDFLANGNAAFGMLDLIQQSGAALLGMGFIIEKSFQEGGERLRKLSDIRIESLARIKSLEVDKVSFEED; this is encoded by the coding sequence ATGAAATTATTAAAGGATAGAATCCTTAATGACGGCAAAAGCCTCGCTGGAGGCATACTCAAAGTAGATAACTTTATCAATCATCAGATGGATCCCGTATTGATGAAATCTATTGCAGTAGAATTTATACGTCGTTTTGCAGATCTACCCATCAACAAGATCATAACAATTGAAGCGAGTGGTATTGCACCAGCGATCATGTTGGGCTACCTCTTAGAACTCCCCGTTGTTTTTGTTAAAAAGGCAAAACCTAAGACTATGGGTGATATGTATGTTAGTGAAGTACATTCTTTTACAAAAAATCGAACCTACGATATCTGTGTGAGCAAGGAATTTCTCTCCACGGATGACAAAGTGCTCTTTATCGATGACTTTCTTGCCAATGGAAATGCAGCATTCGGTATGCTGGATCTCATCCAACAGTCTGGCGCAGCATTATTGGGTATGGGCTTTATTATTGAAAAATCCTTTCAGGAAGGTGGCGAAAGATTACGGAAATTATCCGATATCAGAATAGAATCTTTAGCACGCATAAAATCTTTGGAAGTGGATAAAGTCAGCTTCGAAGAAGATTAA
- a CDS encoding DKNYY domain-containing protein, with translation MGIYQIDTNIIQEKELQKLGGLLSFAGIQKIRCPNEMERQRDKMLAQALDSTNRSLEWRLLKDDLWINKNGDIGLKEMVPVGNEGIIFVDSYLTRMGFNTEEPLNTIIDTSTFQKLNSAFYKDKKHIYRYYAMAYGGSFSTFEEADHATFVALGDCYAKDKRHIYENRHGILDHVDYKTFKVKSTVSGCFAKDKDGYLSWSDRITEEDLNDEYVKQAISELDK, from the coding sequence ATGGGAATCTATCAGATAGATACAAATATTATTCAAGAAAAGGAACTGCAGAAACTTGGTGGGCTATTGTCCTTTGCTGGAATCCAGAAAATTAGGTGCCCTAATGAGATGGAGAGGCAGCGGGACAAAATGCTTGCACAAGCTCTTGATAGCACAAATAGGAGCTTAGAATGGAGACTGCTGAAAGACGATCTATGGATTAATAAAAATGGAGATATCGGATTGAAGGAAATGGTTCCTGTTGGAAATGAAGGTATCATTTTTGTTGATAGTTATCTTACACGAATGGGCTTTAATACAGAAGAACCCTTGAATACGATTATTGATACCAGTACGTTTCAAAAGCTAAACAGTGCATTTTACAAAGATAAAAAACATATTTATCGCTATTATGCAATGGCTTACGGTGGAAGCTTTTCTACTTTTGAAGAAGCTGATCATGCAACTTTTGTGGCGCTTGGCGATTGTTATGCCAAGGATAAAAGGCATATCTATGAAAATCGCCATGGCATTTTAGATCATGTAGACTATAAAACGTTTAAAGTCAAAAGTACGGTGTCCGGTTGTTTTGCCAAAGATAAAGATGGCTATTTGTCCTGGAGCGATCGGATTACTGAGGAGGATCTCAATGATGAATATGTAAAACAGGCGATCAGCGAATTGGATAAATAA
- the mnmE gene encoding tRNA uridine-5-carboxymethylaminomethyl(34) synthesis GTPase MnmE, with protein sequence MSNTGYITEDTIVALATSAGANGAIAVIRVSGQQAIKITNDIFKGKDLLQQASHTIHFGTIRDGEEIIDEVLVSLFVAPNSYTKENSVEISTHNSKYIIERIINLLIKKGARAARAGEFTLRAFLNGGMDLSQAEAVADLIASNSAASHQIAMQQMRGGFSNQLRSLREDLIHFASLIELELDFSEEDVEFANRDQLKTLINKIKVIVQKLVQSFEQGNVLKNGVPVVIAGKPNVGKSTLLNAFLNEERAIVSDIAGTTRDTIEDEINIHGVTFRFIDTAGIRETADIIEAKGVERTREKMKQARLIIYLFDPMQDKIDEVQSQLLEIENLQIPFLTIINKSDLLSDKQKAEYEPLTPLYISAKEQIGVEELKDELINKVQLGNLNTDDVMVTNIRHVEALQKTSDSLERVLFGIDNPVTSDFLAMDIRQALYHLGEITGSVSTDDLLDNIFSKFCIGK encoded by the coding sequence ATGTCCAATACAGGTTATATTACTGAAGATACAATTGTCGCATTGGCGACATCGGCTGGTGCCAATGGTGCGATTGCTGTGATTCGCGTTTCAGGTCAACAGGCCATTAAAATCACCAATGACATTTTCAAGGGTAAAGATCTGCTCCAACAAGCTTCCCATACCATTCATTTTGGAACCATTCGCGATGGTGAAGAGATTATAGATGAAGTACTCGTATCCCTTTTTGTCGCTCCAAACTCTTACACAAAAGAAAATTCGGTAGAGATCTCTACACACAATTCCAAATATATTATTGAGCGTATTATTAATTTGCTCATCAAAAAAGGAGCTCGGGCTGCCCGTGCTGGTGAATTTACGCTTCGTGCTTTCCTCAATGGTGGAATGGATCTTTCACAAGCCGAAGCTGTAGCCGATTTAATTGCCTCCAATTCGGCAGCATCCCATCAAATTGCCATGCAGCAGATGCGGGGTGGATTTTCCAATCAACTTAGATCCCTCCGTGAGGACTTGATCCACTTTGCCTCTCTTATTGAACTAGAATTGGATTTTTCAGAGGAAGACGTAGAATTTGCGAATAGAGATCAGCTCAAAACCCTAATCAATAAAATAAAAGTAATTGTTCAAAAACTGGTTCAGTCTTTTGAACAAGGTAATGTGTTAAAGAATGGTGTTCCTGTAGTCATTGCAGGGAAACCAAATGTAGGTAAATCAACCCTATTGAATGCTTTCTTAAACGAGGAACGTGCCATTGTCTCGGACATCGCCGGGACTACACGTGATACCATTGAAGATGAAATTAATATCCATGGTGTAACCTTCCGGTTTATAGATACAGCGGGTATTCGTGAGACTGCAGATATCATTGAAGCGAAGGGAGTTGAGCGTACACGCGAAAAAATGAAACAGGCTAGATTGATTATCTATCTTTTTGATCCAATGCAAGATAAAATAGATGAAGTTCAATCGCAGTTGCTAGAAATTGAAAATCTTCAAATTCCATTTTTGACCATCATCAATAAATCTGATTTATTATCTGACAAACAAAAAGCTGAATATGAACCGCTTACTCCGCTTTATATTTCAGCGAAAGAGCAGATAGGCGTAGAAGAATTGAAGGATGAACTGATCAACAAAGTACAGCTGGGAAATTTAAATACAGACGACGTCATGGTAACTAACATCCGACATGTAGAAGCCTTGCAAAAGACATCAGATTCTCTGGAGCGCGTATTATTTGGTATTGATAATCCTGTAACTTCGGATTTCTTAGCGATGGATATCCGTCAGGCCTTGTATCATCTTGGAGAAATCACAGGTAGTGTATCTACAGATGATTTACTGGATAATATCTTTTCCAAATTCTGTATCGGAAAATAA